In the Choloepus didactylus isolate mChoDid1 chromosome 5, mChoDid1.pri, whole genome shotgun sequence genome, one interval contains:
- the ZNF467 gene encoding LOW QUALITY PROTEIN: zinc finger protein 467 (The sequence of the model RefSeq protein was modified relative to this genomic sequence to represent the inferred CDS: deleted 1 base in 1 codon), translating to MRENFEGLSSLGFSVGQPEMAPQSEPGEGSHNTQKQMSPSREERASGTCSGHEAPRLEDGGQTAQGEAPFNGGKSCPPQKGESVGSCAGEEWMIRKVKVEDEDQETEEVEWHQHLSLLPGPFPAPDLGPLATAYKLEPGAPGALGGLTLSGWAPNSEKPYGCGECERRFRDQLTLRLHQRLHRGEGPCACPDCGRSFTQRTHMLLHQRSHNGERPFPCSECDKRFSKKAHLTRHLRTHTGERPYPCAECGKRFSQKIHLGSHQKTHTGERPFPCTECEKRFRKKTHLIRHQRIHTGERPYQCAQCARSFTHKQHLVRHQRVHEAASRAPPSPQAPALPPSLTPSPTPSPPGPKPFACSDCGMSFGWKKNLATHQRLHRSEGRPFGCDECLLRASVDPAAAEPSSCAHSGQGCGPSSDSAALQRAPAGERSFYCPDCGRGFAHGQHLARHRRVHTGERPFSCAQCGRRFGSRPNLVAHSRAHTGARPFACTQCGRRFSRKSHLGRHQAVHTGSRPHSCAVCARSFSSKTNLVRHQAIHTGSRPFSCSQCAKSFSRKTHLVRHQRIHGEVAHPASDADLSSPAWPTPTDVAPPQLFF from the exons ATGAGAGAGAACTTCGAGGGCCTCAGCTCCCTGG GTTTCTCTGTGGGACAGCCAGAGATGGCCCCCCAAAGTGAGCCTGGGGAAGGATCCCACAATACTCAGAAGCAGATGTCCCCTTCCAGGGAAGAAAGAGCCTCCGGCACATGCTCAG GGCATGAGGCCCCCAGACTTGAGGACGGTGGCCAGACTGCCCAAGGAGAGGCTCCCTTCAATGGGGGAAAGTCATGCCCACCACAGAAGGGTGAATCTGTGGGCTCTTGTGCAG GAGAAGAGTGGATGATTCGAAAGGTGAAAGTGGAGGATGAGGATCAGGAGACAGAAGAGGTCGAATGGCACCAGCATCTCTCCTTGCTCCCTGGCCCTTTCCCCGCCCCTGACCTGGGGCCTCTGGCCACCGCGTATAAGCTGGAGCCGGGGGCCCCAGGGGCACTGGGTGGGCTCACATTGTCCGGGTGGGCCCCGAACTCTGAGAAGCCCTACGGCTGCGGGGAGTGCGAGCGGCGCTTCCGGGACCAGCTGACCCTGCGGCTGCACCAGAGGCTGCACCGTGGCGAGGGCCCCTGCGCCTGCCCGGACTGCGGCCGCAGCTTCACGCAGCGTACCCACATGCTGCTACATCAGCGCAGCCACAACGGCGAGCGGCCTTTTCCGTGCTCCGAGTGCGACAAGCGCTTCAGCAAAAAGGCCCATCTGACCCGCCACCTGCGCACGCACACGGGCGAACGACCCTACCCGTGCGCGGAGTGCGGCAAGCGCTTCAGCCAGAAGATACACCTGGGCTCGCACCAGAAGACGCACACTGGGGAACGGCCCTTCCCCTGTACGGAGTGCGAGAAGCGCTTTCGC AAAAAGACGCACTTGATCCGACATCAGCGTATCCACACCGGCGAGAGGCCCTACCAGTGCGCGCAGTGCGCACGCAGTTTTACGCATAAGCAACACTTGGTGCGGCACCAAAGGGTTCACGAGGCCGCCAGCCGGGCCCCGCCCTCACCCCAGGCGCCAGCCTtgcccccttccctcaccccatccccGACACCTTCCCCTCCTGGGCCTAAGCCCTTCGCTTGCTCCGACTGCGGCATGAGCTTCGGCTGGAAGAAGAACCTCGCCACGCACCAGCGTCTGCACCGCAGCGAGGGACGCCCCTTTGGGTGCGACGAGTGTCTGCTGCGTGCCTCCGTGGACCCTGCCGCTGCCGAGCCTTCTTCCTGTGCGCACAGCGGGCAGGGCTGTGGTCCGAGTTCGGACTCAGCAGCGCTCCAGCGCGCTCCCGCGGGAGAGCGATCCTTTTACTGCCCGGATTGCGGGCGTGGCTTCGCCCACGGGCAGCATCTAGCGCGGCACCGGCGAGTGCACACTGGTGAACGGCCCTTCTCCTGCGCGCAGTGTGGCCGCCGCTTCGGCTCGCGGCCCAATCTGGTCGCCCACTCCAGGGCCCACACCGGCGCAAGGCCTTTCGCCTGTACCCAGTGCGGTCGCCGCTTCAGCCGTAAGTCGCACTTGGGCCGCCACCAGGCGGTGCACACGGGCAGTCGCCCCCATTCCTGCGCCGTCTGCGCCCGTAGCTTCAGCTCCAAAACCAACCTGGTCCGTCACCAGGCGATCCACACGGGCTCCCGCCCTTTCTCCTGTTCGCAGTGCGCCAAGAGCTTCAGCCGCAAGACCCACCTGGTGCGGCACCAGCGCATCCACGGCGAAGTCGCGCACCCGGCCTCCGACGCAGATCTCTCGTCTCCAGCCTGGCCCACTCCCACCGACGTGGCACCACCCCAGCTTTTCTTCTGA